In Camelus ferus isolate YT-003-E chromosome 21, BCGSAC_Cfer_1.0, whole genome shotgun sequence, the DNA window TCTCCCACATGGTTTTGACTAATGAGTTAAGATTCCTGGGCTCCCTAAGCTGAGCTCTGAGGGATGAGAGGCCTGGAGAACAGGGGAGCTCACTGCCCCTGCTTCCCTTCTCCTAGAACACCAAAGATCAGGCCACCATTGACAAAATATTCCAAGAGCTGGATGCTAATAAGGATGGACAGGTCAACTTTGAAGAATTCATAACCCTGGTGGCCAGAGTGCTGCTGACTGCCCACGAGGAAATACACAAAGAGTAGGAAGCCCCGAGGGGCTCTTCCCAGTGAGCCCCCACGAAGACTCTCCCCACATTAATAAATGTGCCCTTGAGAAGTTCTTAACAGTgtctgtgctttttttcttcccgCA includes these proteins:
- the S100A12 gene encoding protein S100-A12, encoding MTKLEEHLEGIINIFHQYSVRVGHYDTLSKGELKQLITRQLVNTLKNTKDQATIDKIFQELDANKDGQVNFEEFITLVARVLLTAHEEIHKE